In Candidatus Bathyarchaeia archaeon, the following are encoded in one genomic region:
- a CDS encoding phosphoribosyltransferase family protein, producing MLIGWLYVDSLCKVLAREVREPEVVVGILKGGMIPAVIISNILRKPLLALGVHHPCEYVSRGVQIYQNLRRELLAGRKVLLVDDICDTGETLRAAKEHVEGLGGKVETAVLQKRHGSTFTPDYWVEEVWGWVVYPWEVGRAHHV from the coding sequence TTGTTGATAGGTTGGCTTTATGTGGATAGCCTCTGTAAGGTTTTGGCTAGAGAGGTCAGGGAGCCGGAAGTTGTTGTGGGCATCTTGAAAGGCGGAATGATTCCGGCAGTAATTATCAGTAACATCCTCCGCAAGCCACTTTTGGCGTTAGGAGTCCACCACCCTTGCGAGTATGTGAGTAGAGGGGTTCAGATATACCAGAATCTGCGTCGAGAGTTACTGGCTGGGCGCAAGGTTCTACTAGTGGATGATATATGCGACACTGGGGAGACCCTTCGAGCTGCGAAGGAGCATGTGGAGGGTTTAGGGGGGAAGGTTGAGACAGCAGTCCTCCAGAAGAGACACGGCTCCACATTCACTCCAGACTATTGGGTGGAAGAGGTCTGGGGTTGGGTGGTCTACCCTTGGGAGGTTGGACGTGCACACCATGTATGA
- a CDS encoding THUMP domain-containing protein, whose product MARSEARKLLATLGDAHPNIGRTAARGILGVKSSLNSRLVVQGLREIYERDPLRFRFTLKWVPIDTWTTSDLEAMRAEVAKLRVAILPGEWWRATLEKRRYTLLHKAEIIASLAELIDDKVDLKHPDKILRVEIIGRHAGMAILTPIDVFSTAKPYLEGASDVVRLES is encoded by the coding sequence GTGGCAAGGAGCGAGGCGAGGAAGCTTTTGGCAACCCTAGGCGACGCTCATCCTAATATAGGACGGACTGCCGCGCGGGGTATCCTCGGCGTTAAGAGTAGCTTGAATAGTCGGTTAGTGGTGCAGGGTCTCCGTGAAATATATGAGAGGGATCCGTTGAGGTTCAGGTTTACCCTTAAATGGGTGCCGATTGACACCTGGACGACTTCGGATTTGGAGGCTATGCGTGCGGAGGTTGCCAAGCTTAGGGTAGCGATACTTCCAGGCGAGTGGTGGAGGGCAACCTTGGAGAAACGCCGTTATACGCTTCTTCATAAGGCGGAGATCATCGCCTCACTGGCGGAGTTGATTGACGATAAAGTTGACTTGAAGCATCCTGACAAGATTCTCCGGGTGGAGATAATCGGCAGGCACGCAGGCATGGCTATACTTACACCTATAGATGTCTTCTCAACCGCCAAACCCTACCTCGAAGGAGCTTCCGATGTGGTGAGGTTGGAAAGTTAA
- a CDS encoding proteasome assembly chaperone family protein, which translates to MTGTEFSKGQLISRYGEISVVETKPLTVDKPYVIVGLPEVGLVGVIATSHIVGELKMTDVGYLDSEMLPPVVTIHDSEPKYPLRIFQRDRILLVISEVSLPAYFIFPLTRAIVDWAKSKGAEFVVGLSGLPTPNRTEIEKPSIIGIATTPETKDLLSKSNVPPFEQGVIVGAYALLLRESLRKEQPNITLFAESHHQFPDPGASASILEALSRILNVDINVKALLEKAEEIRLKARELMRQTQQSMEAMSKAQERGTPSVYV; encoded by the coding sequence ATGACTGGGACTGAATTCTCAAAGGGCCAATTGATCTCGAGATATGGTGAGATCTCTGTTGTTGAGACTAAACCCCTCACAGTGGATAAACCATATGTCATAGTAGGTCTCCCAGAGGTGGGCTTGGTAGGCGTTATAGCAACTTCCCACATAGTGGGAGAGCTGAAGATGACGGATGTCGGCTACCTAGACTCTGAGATGCTCCCCCCAGTTGTTACCATACATGATAGTGAACCGAAATATCCGCTTCGAATCTTTCAGAGGGACAGAATCCTACTCGTTATCTCAGAGGTCTCTCTGCCAGCCTACTTCATTTTTCCTTTAACTAGGGCTATAGTTGACTGGGCTAAATCCAAAGGCGCCGAGTTCGTCGTAGGCTTGAGTGGGTTGCCGACTCCGAACCGCACCGAGATAGAGAAGCCGTCCATCATCGGGATAGCCACAACCCCTGAGACCAAGGATCTTTTATCGAAGTCTAATGTACCTCCATTCGAGCAAGGCGTAATAGTTGGCGCCTACGCCCTACTCCTAAGAGAATCCCTCAGGAAAGAGCAGCCCAACATAACTCTCTTCGCGGAGTCTCACCACCAGTTCCCAGACCCAGGCGCCTCCGCCTCAATTCTGGAGGCTCTGAGCCGAATTCTTAATGTCGATATAAATGTGAAGGCACTCTTGGAGAAGGCTGAAGAGATACGCCTTAAGGCGCGTGAACTTATGAGACAGACCCAACAGTCAATGGAGGCAATGAGCAAGGCGCAGGAGAGAGGAACGCCCAGCGTCTACGTCTAA
- a CDS encoding Hsp20/alpha crystallin family protein, which translates to MYYSRRKKTIFDTIEALRKEMDRIFEEYFEALTPETSLYDFERRGLTPLTEVRELEDEIVVKVDLPRVSREDIKIQANENELKIEAPLTQRYKPDLWSPFCSRVEFDGFRKVIPLPAPVDPNRARAKFKDGILQVRLPKKITGTAIPVE; encoded by the coding sequence GTGTACTATTCGCGTAGGAAGAAGACGATCTTCGACACGATAGAAGCCTTACGGAAGGAGATGGATAGGATCTTCGAAGAATACTTCGAAGCCTTAACACCTGAGACTTCTCTATACGACTTTGAACGCAGAGGCCTTACACCTCTCACAGAGGTTAGGGAGCTTGAAGACGAGATAGTGGTAAAGGTAGATCTGCCCCGCGTGAGCAGGGAAGACATAAAGATCCAAGCGAATGAGAACGAGCTCAAGATTGAAGCCCCCCTGACCCAGCGCTATAAACCAGACCTCTGGAGCCCTTTCTGTAGCCGGGTGGAGTTTGACGGATTCCGAAAGGTTATCCCCCTCCCAGCCCCAGTTGATCCAAACAGGGCGAGGGCGAAGTTCAAGGATGGAATCCTCCAAGTGAGGCTGCCTAAGAAGATCACTGGAACCGCGATCCCAGTAGAGTAA
- a CDS encoding hydrolase produces MPFTPLHFGPGLGLGLPLRKYLHTPTFLLASVIVDVEPFLVLFLGLRYPLHGYLHTFILAISVGIVLCYAMFILEKFLQPLYKIFLLEAGNSLSLKSFVVAGGLGTGLHVLLDAPLYADITPFYPITTNPF; encoded by the coding sequence ATGCCTTTTACTCCTCTTCATTTTGGTCCAGGCTTAGGGTTAGGTCTTCCCCTGAGGAAATATCTTCATACTCCAACATTCTTATTGGCAAGCGTTATCGTTGATGTGGAACCTTTTTTGGTGCTCTTCCTTGGGTTAAGGTATCCCTTACATGGATACTTGCACACATTCATATTGGCTATATCAGTAGGCATTGTTCTCTGTTATGCTATGTTCATTCTTGAGAAATTTCTCCAACCTCTTTACAAAATATTTCTTTTGGAAGCAGGCAACAGTTTGAGTCTGAAGTCTTTCGTTGTTGCAGGTGGTTTAGGAACTGGTCTTCACGTTTTGCTGGACGCGCCACTTTATGCGGACATAACACCATTCTACCCAATAACAACAAATCCCTTCTAA